One segment of Setaria viridis chromosome 4, Setaria_viridis_v4.0, whole genome shotgun sequence DNA contains the following:
- the LOC117853132 gene encoding 3-oxoacyl-[acyl-carrier-protein] synthase I, chloroplastic, which yields MQSLLLPTAAAAPVAAPRGRRQPPGRVSVRASATAAAAAPRRETDPKKRVVITGMGLVSVFGNDVDAYYDRLLAGESGIGPIDRFDASKFPTRFAGQIRGFSSEGYIDGKNDRRLDDCLRYCIVSGKKALESAGIAHGSKPMEKIDKARAGVLVGTGMGGLTVFSDGVQNLIEKGYRKITPFFIPYAITNMGSALLGMDIGFMGPNYSISTACATSNYCFYAAANHIRRGEADIMIAGGTEAAIIPIGVGGFVACRALSQRNDDPKTASRPWDKERDGFVMGEGAGVLVMESLEHAMKRDAPIIAEYLGGAVNCDAYHMTDPRSDGLGVSSCIKQSLEDAGVAPEEVNYINAHATSTLAGDLAEVNAIKQVFKDPSGIKINATKSMIGHCLGAAGGLEAIATIKAMTTGWVHPSINQFNPEEVVEFDTVPNVKKQHEVNVGISNSFGFGGHNSVVVFAPFKP from the exons atgcagagcctcctcctccccaccgccgcggcggccccggTGGCAGctccgcgcggccggcggcagccccCCGGGCGCGTCTCCGTACGCGcctccgcgacggcggcggcggcggccccgcggCGGGAGACGGATCCCAAGAAGCGGGTGGTGATCACGGGGATGGGGCTGGTCTCCGTGTTCGGGAACGACGTCGACGCCTACTACGACCGCCTGCTCGCAGGGGAGAGCGGCATCGGCCCCATCGATcgcttcgacgcctccaagttcCCCACCCGCTTCGCCGGCCAGATCCGGGGGTTCTCCTCCGAGGGGTACATCGACGGCAAGAACGACCGCCGCCTCGACGACTGCCTCCGGTACTGCATCGTCAGCGGCAAGAAGGCGCTCGAGTCCGCCGGGATCGCCCACGGCTccaagcccatggaaaag ATTGACAAGGCCCGGGCTGGCGTGCTTGTGGGCACTGGTATGGGTGGCCTCACAGTGTTTTCTGATGGTGTTCAGAATCTTATTGAGAAGGGATACAGAAAAATAACTCCTTTCTTCATCCCGTATGCTATAACAAATATGGGATCCGCCCTGCTTGGAATGGACATTGGCTTCATGGGTCCAAACTACTCCATCTCCACTGCCTGTGCTACCTCGAACTACTGTTTCTATGCTGCAGCAAACCATATTCGCAGAGGCGAAGCTGATATAATGATTGCTGGTGGCACCGAAGCTGCAATTATTCCAATTGGTGTTGGTGGCTTTGTGGCATGTAGAGCACTGTCACAGAGGAATGATGACCCTAAAACAGCATCCAGGCCTTGGGACAAGGAACGTGATGGTTTTGTCATGGGTGAAGGAGCTGGAGTGCTG GTCATGGAGAGCCTAGAGCATGCAATGAAACGTGATGCACCGATAATTGCAGAGTATTTAGGAGGTGCTGTGAATTGTGATGCTTACCATATGACTGACCCAAGATCCGATGGCCTTGGTGTTTCGTCATGCATTAAGCAAAGTCTCGAAGATGCTGGTGTGGCACCAGAGGAG GTCAACTATATCAATGCTCATGCCACATCCACCCTTGCTGGTGATCTGGCGGAGGTGAATGCCATCAAGCAAGTCTTTAAGGACCCATCTGGGATCAAAATAAATGCAACCAAG TCCATGATAGGACACTGCCTTGGTGCAGCAGGTGGTTTGGAAGCCATTGCTACCATTAAAGCGATGACTACTGGATGGGTGCATCCAAGCATAAACCAATTC AACCCGGAGGAAGTGGTTGAATTTGATACTGTACCTAATGTAAAAAAGCAGCATGAAGTGAACGTTG GTATTTCAAATTCCTTTGGATTTGGAGGTCACAATTCAGTGGTAGTATTTGCACCATTTAAGCCATAA